A section of the Rummeliibacillus pycnus genome encodes:
- a CDS encoding DUF6366 family protein → MGSRQEKPEEKRERIRREELKNNPFGTLNDGVNRVGNGNLPDLAGGLGWKGTGILIVVLILGYVLYRLLF, encoded by the coding sequence ATGGGTTCTCGACAAGAAAAACCTGAAGAGAAAAGAGAACGGATAAGACGAGAAGAATTAAAGAACAACCCCTTTGGTACATTAAATGATGGAGTTAATCGTGTAGGAAATGGAAATTTACCTGATTTAGCCGGTGGACTCGGTTGGAAAGGTACTGGAATTTTAATAGTAGTATTGATTTTAGGTTATGTCCTATATAGATTATTGTTTTAA
- a CDS encoding NAD(P)/FAD-dependent oxidoreductase, translating into MENDIFDITIIGGGPVGLFTAFYGGMRQAKVKIIESLPHLGGQLSALYPEKYIYDVPGFPKIRAQALIEHLIAQLQLFQPAICLEEMVTQLEKQDDGVFKLSTNRGTHYSKTIIITAGNGAFRPRKLEIRNAVQYEQKNLHYFVKDLNQFADKKVAVLGGGDSAVDWALMLEPIADQVILIHRRETFRAHEYSIETLLKSSVEMKIPVVPIELIGEGKIKQIIVEHTKRKEKEIIDIDELIVNYGFVSSLGPIKDWGLALEKNSIVVNAKQETNIPGIYAAGDICTYDGKVKLIVTGFGEGPTAINHAKVYINPKSKVQPLHSTSLFP; encoded by the coding sequence ATGGAAAATGATATTTTTGACATAACCATTATCGGAGGAGGACCAGTTGGTTTATTTACCGCTTTCTACGGAGGAATGAGACAAGCAAAGGTAAAAATAATTGAAAGCCTCCCTCATTTGGGTGGACAGTTATCAGCACTCTACCCTGAAAAGTATATTTATGATGTACCTGGATTTCCTAAAATACGTGCACAAGCGTTAATTGAACATTTAATCGCACAACTTCAACTATTTCAACCAGCCATATGCTTAGAAGAGATGGTCACGCAATTAGAAAAACAAGATGATGGAGTGTTTAAACTTTCAACAAACCGAGGTACTCATTATTCTAAAACTATCATTATCACTGCAGGAAATGGTGCATTTAGACCAAGAAAACTAGAGATAAGAAACGCTGTACAATACGAACAAAAAAATCTCCATTATTTTGTGAAAGATCTAAACCAGTTTGCAGACAAAAAAGTTGCGGTATTAGGGGGAGGGGATTCAGCTGTTGATTGGGCACTTATGTTAGAACCAATAGCTGATCAAGTAATCTTAATCCATCGTCGAGAAACGTTTCGTGCACATGAATATAGTATCGAAACACTATTAAAATCTTCAGTAGAAATGAAAATCCCAGTAGTTCCTATTGAGTTAATAGGTGAAGGGAAAATTAAGCAAATAATAGTTGAACATACTAAAAGAAAAGAAAAAGAAATAATCGATATAGATGAATTAATCGTAAACTATGGCTTCGTCTCATCTTTGGGCCCCATTAAAGATTGGGGTCTTGCATTAGAGAAAAACTCGATTGTCGTAAACGCTAAGCAAGAAACAAATATACCAGGAATATATGCTGCTGGAGATATTTGTACCTATGATGGGAAAGTCAAACTAATCGTAACTGGATTTGGAGAGGGACCAACTGCCATTAATCATGCAAAGGTGTATATCAATCCCAAATCCAAGGTACAGCCTTTGCATAGCACTTCACTATTTCCTTAA
- a CDS encoding amino acid ABC transporter ATP-binding protein has product MINVQDLHKSFGKNDVLKGISTTIQDGEVIAIIGPSGSGKSTFLRCINLLETPTSGKIVINNQDITEKKTNLMKVREKVGMVFQHFHLFPHKTVMENLIYAPMKVSKISKAEAVKRGEELLKQVGLLEKKDEYPNRLSGGQKQRVAIARALAMQPNIMLFDEPTSALDPEMVKEVLEVMKSLTKTGMTMLIVTHEMGFAREVADRIFFLDGGHLIEDTAPQEFFKNPSTQRAKDFLEKVL; this is encoded by the coding sequence GTGATTAATGTACAAGATTTGCATAAATCGTTTGGAAAAAATGATGTACTAAAAGGTATTTCAACGACGATTCAAGATGGCGAGGTCATCGCAATCATTGGACCTTCTGGTTCTGGTAAATCAACCTTTTTACGTTGCATCAACTTACTAGAAACACCGACAAGTGGTAAAATCGTCATCAACAATCAAGATATTACGGAGAAAAAAACGAACTTAATGAAAGTACGTGAAAAAGTTGGAATGGTATTTCAACATTTCCATTTATTCCCACATAAAACTGTAATGGAAAACTTGATCTATGCACCGATGAAAGTAAGTAAAATTTCCAAAGCAGAAGCAGTTAAACGTGGTGAAGAATTGCTTAAACAAGTTGGTCTTCTTGAAAAGAAAGACGAATATCCAAATCGTCTTTCAGGTGGTCAAAAACAACGTGTAGCGATTGCAAGAGCATTGGCTATGCAACCTAATATTATGTTATTTGACGAACCAACTTCAGCGCTTGACCCAGAAATGGTAAAAGAAGTACTTGAAGTGATGAAATCTTTAACAAAAACAGGTATGACCATGTTAATCGTAACACATGAAATGGGATTTGCCCGTGAAGTGGCAGACCGTATTTTCTTTTTAGATGGTGGTCACTTAATAGAAGATACAGCACCACAAGAATTCTTTAAAAACCCTTCTACACAACGTGCGAAAGACTTTTTAGAAAAAGTTCTTTAA
- a CDS encoding ABC transporter ATP-binding protein, which produces MGILKASKIKKVYGKKLFAQEVLKGIDLEVETGEFVGIMGPSGSGKTTLLNVLCSIDRPSEGIVEINGQLLQKMKSKQLSAFRRTEMGFIFQDYNLLDTLTVKENILLPLAVGKTNKQEAQTRCRQLAKQLGIEEILNKYPNEISGGQKQRTASARALIIKPSIVFADEPTGALDSKSAAALLENLGTLNKSNRVTIMMVTHDPVAASYCSRVLFLKDGKIYTQIYKGDKTRTQFFQEIMKTQGVLGGDGYEA; this is translated from the coding sequence ATGGGAATCTTAAAAGCAAGCAAAATTAAAAAAGTATACGGAAAAAAACTCTTCGCTCAAGAAGTATTAAAGGGTATCGATTTGGAAGTTGAAACGGGAGAATTTGTTGGGATTATGGGGCCATCGGGCTCTGGTAAAACGACTTTACTCAATGTTCTTTGTTCAATAGATCGTCCTTCAGAAGGTATCGTTGAAATAAATGGACAATTATTGCAAAAAATGAAATCAAAACAACTATCAGCGTTCAGACGTACTGAAATGGGCTTTATCTTCCAAGATTATAATTTACTTGATACTTTAACTGTAAAGGAAAATATTCTTTTACCTTTGGCAGTTGGAAAAACTAACAAACAAGAAGCGCAAACAAGATGCCGTCAATTAGCTAAACAATTAGGAATCGAAGAAATTTTAAATAAGTATCCAAATGAAATTTCAGGTGGACAAAAACAACGGACAGCTTCTGCACGTGCTCTTATTATTAAGCCAAGTATTGTTTTTGCTGATGAACCAACTGGTGCGCTTGACTCGAAATCAGCTGCAGCATTACTTGAAAACTTAGGAACTTTAAATAAATCAAATCGCGTTACGATTATGATGGTTACACATGATCCAGTAGCAGCCAGTTACTGCAGTCGAGTTCTTTTCTTAAAAGATGGAAAAATTTATACTCAAATATACAAAGGGGATAAAACTCGTACTCAATTCTTTCAAGAAATCATGAAAACGCAAGGTGTACTAGGCGGTGATGGTTATGAAGCTTAG
- a CDS encoding HXXEE domain-containing protein — MESIGIFFCLAITLHNLEEAIWLPKWSQNASKFQKSVSPREFHFAVIVITLLGYLSAFMYTYFPENSIAKWIFIGFLGSMILNALVPHFMATIIMKQYAPGLITGILLNIPINSFIIRKMFSNHLIIWSELIISTLIVGICLTLLIPILFKLGRMFSNNDRAILRS, encoded by the coding sequence GTGGAATCCATTGGTATCTTTTTTTGTTTAGCGATTACATTACATAATTTAGAAGAGGCTATTTGGTTACCTAAGTGGTCACAGAATGCGTCGAAGTTTCAAAAAAGCGTTTCACCAAGAGAATTTCATTTTGCTGTTATTGTTATTACACTTTTAGGATATTTATCCGCGTTTATGTATACATACTTTCCAGAAAATAGTATAGCAAAGTGGATATTTATCGGCTTTTTAGGATCAATGATTTTAAATGCGCTCGTTCCACACTTTATGGCAACAATCATCATGAAACAATATGCACCTGGTCTTATTACAGGAATTTTGTTGAATATCCCTATTAATTCTTTCATTATCAGAAAAATGTTTAGTAACCATTTGATCATTTGGAGTGAGTTAATTATTTCTACATTAATAGTAGGTATTTGTCTAACTTTATTAATACCAATACTTTTTAAATTGGGAAGAATGTTTTCAAATAATGATAGGGCAATACTAAGAAGTTGA
- a CDS encoding amino acid ABC transporter permease, with amino-acid sequence MNLDFTPIIPSIPYIIKGIAVTLEIAAVACVLGFILGVLLSLVKLSGIAPLKWLADFYTSVFRGTPLVLQLIIIYMGIPQMFPEIKIEPMPAAILAFSLNSAAYISEIIRGGIMAVDKGQSEAAQALGVSYASMMKDIILPQALKNIIPALINEFVSLTKETAIVTVIGALDVMRRAYVVGGATFHYIEPLLIAGVVYYIIVLVLSYVGKLVEKRMRKGD; translated from the coding sequence ATGAATTTGGATTTCACACCAATAATACCTTCGATCCCTTATATCATTAAAGGGATTGCGGTAACATTAGAAATTGCTGCAGTTGCGTGTGTGCTCGGTTTCATCTTAGGGGTATTACTTTCGCTAGTCAAATTAAGTGGCATAGCGCCACTTAAATGGCTAGCTGATTTTTATACTTCTGTATTCCGTGGTACACCACTTGTATTACAATTAATTATTATTTATATGGGGATTCCTCAAATGTTCCCAGAAATCAAAATTGAACCTATGCCAGCTGCAATTCTAGCATTCTCTTTAAATTCAGCAGCATATATTTCAGAAATTATTCGTGGTGGGATTATGGCTGTCGATAAGGGACAAAGTGAAGCAGCGCAAGCTCTTGGTGTCTCTTATGCTAGTATGATGAAAGATATTATCTTACCACAAGCGTTAAAAAATATTATACCTGCATTAATCAATGAGTTTGTATCGTTAACAAAAGAAACAGCAATCGTCACTGTAATTGGTGCACTTGATGTTATGCGTCGTGCATATGTTGTCGGTGGTGCGACCTTCCATTATATCGAGCCACTATTAATTGCTGGTGTAGTTTACTATATTATCGTATTAGTACTATCATATGTAGGTAAATTGGTTGAGAAGAGGATGAGAAAAGGTGATTAA
- a CDS encoding VC0807 family protein encodes MHKNVGIVDLIFYVVFPLVIWHFSRKYIDDYYAMLISSVPGIIYSIIRFFLLKKFNFFGLFMISSLIVGTLIDVLSGSAIQMLWNNVYYSYFFGIVYIVSILVNRPIYLYFSLDFVEMQGHNQMKELFFQKKILLIFKWITFGFAFKDILLSTIKVWLISNYGVDAFDKGIVIRQIIGWGIGGISFYGFIYIAKLLQQQELTAKNIN; translated from the coding sequence TTGCATAAGAATGTAGGAATAGTAGACTTAATCTTTTATGTAGTTTTCCCATTAGTTATTTGGCATTTCAGCAGGAAGTATATCGATGATTACTATGCTATGCTCATTTCCTCTGTCCCTGGAATCATTTATAGTATAATTCGTTTCTTTTTACTTAAGAAATTCAATTTCTTTGGTTTATTTATGATTAGTAGTTTGATTGTTGGTACATTGATTGATGTTTTATCAGGATCTGCCATTCAAATGCTTTGGAATAATGTCTATTACTCCTATTTCTTTGGGATTGTATACATCGTTTCAATTTTAGTGAATCGTCCTATCTACTTATATTTCTCACTAGATTTTGTTGAAATGCAGGGACATAACCAGATGAAAGAACTATTCTTTCAAAAGAAGATACTATTAATTTTTAAATGGATTACTTTTGGCTTTGCATTTAAAGACATATTACTATCTACCATTAAAGTTTGGCTAATTTCTAACTATGGAGTAGATGCTTTTGACAAAGGAATTGTTATTAGACAAATTATTGGATGGGGCATTGGAGGTATATCATTTTATGGATTTATTTATATTGCAAAACTGCTACAACAGCAAGAACTAACTGCTAAAAATATAAATTAA
- a CDS encoding response regulator transcription factor: protein MAFNILLIEDDEAISQLIKKHFLQWDMQIEVPTDFKNVMDSFHQIQPQMVIIDIQLPAFDGFHWCRQIRAITKVPILFLSSRDQPMDMVMAMQLGADDYIQKPFNMDVLIAKVQAVLRRTYDYTEEKVEHVLWNGATIDYATSSITKNNKTMELTKNEQYILRILLEHKDQIVSRDDLMRKLWDDERFVNDNTLTVNVNRLRSKLEELSLTDVIVTKKGLGYMAVTKDV, encoded by the coding sequence ATGGCATTTAATATTTTGTTAATAGAAGATGATGAGGCTATATCTCAACTCATCAAAAAACATTTTCTACAATGGGATATGCAAATAGAAGTACCTACAGATTTTAAAAATGTAATGGACAGTTTCCATCAGATTCAACCACAAATGGTGATTATTGATATTCAGTTACCAGCTTTTGATGGTTTTCATTGGTGTCGCCAAATAAGAGCAATTACGAAAGTTCCTATACTATTCCTATCCTCGAGAGATCAACCGATGGATATGGTCATGGCCATGCAGTTGGGGGCAGATGATTATATTCAAAAACCATTTAATATGGATGTATTAATAGCAAAAGTACAGGCGGTTTTACGTCGAACCTATGATTATACCGAAGAGAAAGTAGAGCATGTATTATGGAATGGTGCAACTATTGATTATGCAACGAGCTCAATCACAAAAAATAATAAAACAATGGAACTGACTAAAAACGAACAGTATATCCTTCGTATACTTTTAGAACATAAAGATCAAATTGTTTCAAGAGACGATTTAATGAGAAAACTTTGGGATGATGAACGCTTTGTCAATGACAATACATTAACAGTTAACGTGAATCGTTTAAGAAGTAAATTAGAAGAGCTTTCTTTAACGGATGTCATTGTCACGAAGAAAGGTCTTGGTTATATGGCTGTTACAAAGGATGTGTAA
- a CDS encoding glutathione peroxidase — translation MSIYNYLVKKPNGEILSMQTYRDKIMLIVNTASKCRFTYQFEELQKLYNRYQSKGLVVLGFPCNQFANQNPEDGGDSSDFCQRNYGVTFPMFEKIEVNGEKTEPLFNYLKHEVPYREFNDQSIEEKVLKMKLEEEYPEYLIGNNIRWNFTKFLVSSTGKVLNRFEPTESIVDIEKEIDHQLAIKK, via the coding sequence ATGAGTATCTATAATTATTTAGTAAAAAAGCCTAATGGTGAAATTCTATCAATGCAAACATATCGCGACAAAATCATGCTCATCGTAAATACTGCGAGTAAGTGTAGATTTACATACCAATTTGAAGAGCTTCAAAAACTCTATAATCGCTATCAATCTAAAGGGTTAGTCGTTTTAGGTTTCCCATGCAATCAATTTGCCAATCAAAACCCAGAAGATGGGGGTGACTCAAGCGATTTTTGTCAACGAAATTATGGAGTCACCTTTCCGATGTTTGAAAAAATTGAAGTAAACGGTGAAAAAACAGAACCATTATTCAATTATTTAAAACATGAAGTACCATATCGCGAATTTAATGATCAATCAATTGAAGAAAAAGTGCTAAAAATGAAATTAGAGGAAGAGTATCCTGAGTATCTAATCGGGAATAATATTCGATGGAATTTTACAAAGTTTCTTGTCTCAAGCACCGGTAAGGTATTAAATAGATTTGAACCAACAGAATCGATAGTAGATATTGAAAAAGAAATCGATCATCAACTTGCTATTAAGAAATAA
- a CDS encoding sensor histidine kinase, whose protein sequence is MKIVKTITDSPHEFHRLEDLILTNLHESELDLERFKNELMTQFSEDRDQHLAWIHEVKTPLTAMKLMIEDLPLETRKPLELEWLRIHLLLDQTLHTLRLRSIEQDTVLDKVSLYPIVLKEIKELQSWCFAKNLAIDVEDTDIAILTDQKWLSFIIRQILSNAVKYSHKGDTITIYVTKDEKGHQKLHIQDTGEGIDQSDLPRIFQKAFTGSTGRKQSASTGMGLYLAQNSAKKLGIVIDVYSVVNEGSIFTLTFPEANEFVKTITK, encoded by the coding sequence ATGAAAATAGTAAAGACCATTACAGACTCACCACATGAATTCCATCGTTTAGAAGACCTTATTCTTACGAATTTACATGAATCAGAACTAGATCTAGAACGATTCAAGAATGAATTGATGACCCAATTTTCAGAAGATCGAGATCAGCACCTAGCGTGGATTCATGAAGTGAAAACACCTTTAACGGCTATGAAGTTAATGATTGAAGATTTACCTTTAGAAACAAGAAAACCATTAGAACTAGAATGGTTACGAATCCACCTTTTGCTAGATCAAACGTTACATACATTACGCCTTAGAAGTATTGAACAAGATACAGTTCTGGATAAAGTCTCTTTATATCCGATTGTGTTAAAAGAAATTAAAGAGCTACAATCGTGGTGTTTTGCAAAGAATTTAGCAATCGATGTAGAGGATACCGACATAGCGATTTTAACAGATCAAAAATGGCTCTCATTTATTATCCGGCAAATTCTTTCAAATGCAGTGAAATATAGTCATAAGGGAGATACCATCACTATTTATGTAACGAAAGATGAAAAAGGACATCAAAAATTACATATTCAAGATACTGGAGAGGGCATTGACCAATCCGACTTACCACGTATATTTCAAAAAGCCTTCACGGGTTCAACTGGACGTAAACAAAGTGCGTCAACAGGAATGGGACTCTATTTAGCACAGAATTCAGCGAAGAAACTAGGAATTGTTATTGATGTCTATTCTGTTGTAAACGAAGGCAGTATTTTTACATTAACATTCCCAGAAGCCAATGAATTTGTAAAAACAATTACTAAGTGA
- a CDS encoding FtsX-like permease family protein, with amino-acid sequence MKLSTLVIRSMRKNIKHYYLYFFALIFSAGLYFSFVTLQHNGAIVKLTHSSMKAEAGFKVGSILLLIIVFFFVFYANQLFLKRRSKEIGLYQMIGIPKSTISYMLTIENIILWVGATFIGILIGFFFSRFFALIFLKVIDTKREVALDFSTDALLQTVLVFAVLLIVVLLQTMWVVHRTSLLDLFKATSKAEQKMKKMNPFQILLGIIGIGLIIYGYYLSTILFELDKTVTLTDLYIKMGMVLGSVIIGTFLMFRYSIAFIMNMIRMSRKGHLSLNDVLSITPIMHRMKSNALSLSIITLMTAMALAILSLSYISYYSAEAQTEQYMPFDMSVVNHKGETNFETALQKENIDYKKYNFDLLDVQVDTTSLLEKDLNEENKKNIIMDNTVMKESDVKQVLPNIQLHKNEAIMTGYSSVMQKFVPMTIGKSMTFYVNGSKHKLKLIDIEKEASISSQVTYGATAIVIQDELFNQLQKNKAIQKSTEWKSYTGYQIKEQSQMEKAIALFKKATNDGTFKTVMKDGSTTTLQLSPKDEIYKGFIENMGLMIFITGFLGSAFLLATGSILYFKQMTEAEEERGSFMTLRKIGFSTDEIMRGIHRKQLFSFGLPLLIGISHSYFAVKSGWMFFGTELVVPLLVTMGIYILLYSVFAILTSNYYRKIIKEIL; translated from the coding sequence ATGAAGCTTAGTACTCTTGTAATTCGTAGTATGCGGAAAAATATAAAACATTACTATTTATACTTTTTCGCTCTTATTTTTAGCGCAGGCTTATATTTTTCATTTGTCACATTGCAGCATAATGGAGCCATTGTGAAGCTAACTCATTCAAGTATGAAGGCAGAAGCAGGCTTTAAAGTAGGATCTATCCTATTATTGATCATTGTATTTTTCTTTGTTTTTTATGCCAATCAATTATTTTTGAAGAGACGTAGTAAAGAAATTGGACTTTATCAAATGATTGGTATTCCAAAATCAACTATTTCGTATATGTTAACGATTGAGAATATCATACTTTGGGTTGGTGCAACATTTATAGGCATTCTCATCGGATTTTTCTTCTCACGATTTTTTGCATTAATTTTCCTAAAAGTGATTGATACAAAGAGAGAGGTAGCACTAGATTTCTCAACAGACGCTCTTTTACAAACCGTCTTAGTATTTGCTGTATTATTAATAGTTGTTTTACTCCAAACCATGTGGGTCGTTCATCGTACTTCATTATTAGATTTGTTTAAAGCGACAAGCAAAGCAGAACAAAAAATGAAAAAGATGAATCCATTTCAAATATTATTAGGTATTATCGGAATTGGATTAATCATCTATGGCTATTACCTATCTACAATCCTTTTTGAATTAGACAAAACAGTCACTTTAACTGATTTATATATTAAAATGGGAATGGTATTAGGGAGTGTTATTATTGGGACCTTCTTAATGTTCCGTTATTCAATCGCATTTATCATGAATATGATTCGAATGTCTAGAAAGGGTCATTTATCCTTAAATGATGTACTTTCTATCACGCCAATTATGCATCGAATGAAGAGTAATGCACTATCTCTTTCAATCATTACATTAATGACAGCTATGGCATTAGCTATTTTATCTTTATCTTATATCTCATATTATTCTGCTGAAGCTCAAACAGAACAATACATGCCCTTTGATATGTCAGTAGTCAATCATAAGGGTGAAACAAACTTCGAAACTGCATTACAGAAAGAAAATATCGACTATAAAAAATACAATTTTGACCTTTTAGATGTTCAAGTCGATACAACTTCGTTATTAGAAAAAGATTTAAACGAAGAAAATAAGAAAAATATTATAATGGATAATACTGTAATGAAGGAAAGTGATGTAAAACAAGTACTTCCAAACATCCAACTTCATAAGAATGAAGCGATTATGACGGGGTATAGCAGTGTTATGCAAAAATTTGTGCCAATGACGATAGGAAAAAGTATGACGTTCTATGTTAATGGTTCTAAACACAAACTAAAACTAATCGATATAGAAAAAGAGGCTAGTATTTCATCACAAGTTACTTATGGAGCAACAGCTATCGTTATTCAAGATGAATTATTTAATCAACTTCAAAAAAATAAAGCGATCCAAAAAAGTACAGAATGGAAATCCTATACAGGATATCAAATTAAAGAGCAAAGCCAAATGGAAAAAGCAATAGCTTTATTTAAAAAAGCCACAAATGATGGTACATTTAAAACAGTCATGAAAGATGGCAGTACTACAACGCTTCAATTAAGTCCTAAAGATGAAATCTATAAAGGATTTATTGAGAACATGGGGTTAATGATTTTCATCACCGGCTTTTTAGGCTCTGCTTTCTTACTAGCAACAGGTAGTATTTTATACTTTAAACAAATGACAGAAGCAGAAGAAGAACGTGGATCCTTCATGACGTTACGAAAAATTGGTTTCTCAACGGATGAAATTATGAGAGGTATCCATCGAAAACAATTATTCAGTTTCGGTTTACCATTACTAATTGGTATAAGCCACAGTTATTTTGCCGTAAAATCAGGTTGGATGTTCTTTGGTACAGAATTAGTAGTACCACTCCTCGTTACAATGGGAATATACATTCTCCTATATTCAGTCTTTGCGATTCTTACATCAAATTATTATAGAAAAATCATTAAAGAAATACTTTAA
- a CDS encoding GNAT family N-acetyltransferase: MDDFDRLMEIEKLSFTPAEAATEVAFVNRIRMIPDTFLVAEENGEIVGFINGPVMDNAFITDDLFSETKENPEIGGVQSILGLAVHPTHRKKGIATMLLSSLEKEAAFKNRSAVTLTCLESLIPFYEKHGYQNDGRSESEHGGEEWFNMTKKF, translated from the coding sequence ATGGATGATTTTGATCGATTAATGGAAATTGAAAAACTGAGTTTTACTCCAGCAGAAGCAGCAACAGAAGTGGCATTTGTTAATCGAATTCGCATGATTCCGGACACCTTTTTAGTAGCTGAAGAAAATGGAGAAATTGTTGGTTTTATAAATGGTCCTGTAATGGATAATGCATTTATCACAGATGATCTATTCAGTGAAACAAAGGAAAATCCAGAAATCGGTGGTGTTCAAAGTATACTTGGACTAGCTGTTCATCCAACACATCGAAAAAAAGGAATTGCAACCATGTTGTTATCCTCGTTAGAAAAAGAAGCAGCATTTAAAAATCGCTCTGCAGTCACTCTAACATGTCTTGAATCATTAATACCTTTTTATGAAAAACATGGCTATCAAAACGATGGTAGATCTGAATCTGAACATGGTGGAGAAGAATGGTTTAATATGACAAAGAAATTCTAG
- a CDS encoding YrvL family regulatory protein, with protein MAICMVFVLIILLGISFFELIILRLLGLQYDSFGSIVIFFGFYLLLELPLSLIANAIPKALKTVGVIQSSKGWLSFSLNAVLTFTLITLMDTMMTSVKINWKSAIIFSLITGFISWKLKKKEEEPPMIGSEDFELILRKRRKP; from the coding sequence ATTGCTATTTGTATGGTTTTTGTCCTAATTATTTTACTGGGCATATCCTTTTTTGAACTTATAATATTGAGATTACTTGGCTTACAATATGATTCATTTGGTTCAATTGTAATTTTCTTCGGGTTCTATTTATTACTTGAATTACCGCTTTCATTGATAGCAAATGCAATTCCCAAAGCATTAAAAACTGTAGGTGTTATTCAATCCAGTAAAGGTTGGTTATCATTTTCCTTGAATGCAGTATTGACATTTACTTTAATTACTTTAATGGATACCATGATGACGAGTGTTAAGATAAATTGGAAAAGTGCTATTATATTTTCACTTATTACTGGTTTTATAAGTTGGAAGTTAAAAAAGAAAGAAGAAGAACCGCCAATGATTGGTAGTGAAGATTTTGAATTGATTTTAAGAAAAAGAAGAAAACCATAA
- a CDS encoding DUF2332 domain-containing protein, with translation MHSLIQVFNRFAENEAKTSSPLYYFWSKEIIRDKEMLQFIEKIPASQPKPNLFFASVQYVLSKTEDPLKKYVASFTHPPLPIEDSYKVLKKFVKRYYSEIEHCFHTKYVQTNEVRRGTYLHPIFSKIANQAQKPLVLIEIGTSAGLLLNVDQFYYEIKQGNETIFYGNSASEVCLKSENLGKRLENCSDYQVSERYGIDLNIIRLDYEEDYLWMESLIWPEQIERRQLFKNAAIVNNAISKILLEGDLFHLLPSVIHNTPEESQLVIFHTHVANQFSDELKENYQQLLLELSQKQSIYHVYNNMYDMNLHVDYINDGQVEQKRLLQKPDGHGAYFYW, from the coding sequence ATGCATTCACTTATCCAAGTATTCAATCGTTTTGCAGAAAATGAAGCTAAAACAAGTAGTCCCCTTTATTATTTTTGGAGCAAAGAAATAATCCGTGACAAAGAAATGCTTCAATTTATCGAAAAGATACCTGCTTCACAGCCTAAACCAAATCTATTTTTTGCATCGGTTCAATATGTACTTTCCAAAACAGAAGATCCTTTAAAAAAATACGTAGCATCATTTACTCATCCCCCACTGCCGATCGAAGATTCTTATAAGGTCTTAAAGAAATTTGTAAAGAGGTATTATTCAGAAATTGAACATTGTTTTCACACGAAATACGTTCAAACAAATGAGGTTCGTCGAGGAACTTATTTGCATCCTATATTTAGCAAAATTGCAAATCAGGCACAAAAGCCATTAGTATTAATTGAGATTGGTACTAGTGCTGGGCTTTTATTAAATGTGGATCAATTTTATTATGAAATAAAACAAGGAAATGAAACAATTTTTTATGGAAATTCAGCAAGTGAAGTGTGCTTGAAATCCGAGAATTTAGGCAAACGTTTAGAAAATTGCTCAGACTACCAAGTGTCAGAGCGATATGGTATCGATTTGAATATTATTCGACTAGATTATGAAGAAGATTATTTATGGATGGAATCACTCATTTGGCCAGAACAAATAGAACGACGTCAACTTTTTAAAAATGCTGCTATTGTAAATAATGCTATTTCAAAAATATTGCTTGAAGGAGATCTGTTTCACTTACTCCCATCAGTCATCCATAACACTCCAGAGGAAAGTCAGCTTGTCATTTTTCATACACATGTTGCAAATCAATTTTCAGATGAATTAAAAGAAAATTATCAGCAGTTATTACTAGAATTAAGTCAAAAACAATCCATTTATCATGTATACAACAATATGTATGATATGAATTTACATGTAGATTATATAAATGATGGTCAAGTAGAACAAAAACGACTTTTACAAAAACCTGATGGACATGGAGCTTATTTTTATTGGTAA